GAGTCGGGCTGGCGCGTCAACGCCGCCAACAGCAGCGGCGCCTACGGTATCCCGCAGGCTCTCCCCGGCAGCAAGATGGCATCGGCCGGTGCCGACTGGGAGACCAACCCGGCGACCCAGATCGCGTGGGGCATGGGCTACATCGCGGGCCGTTACGGCACGCCGTGCGGCGCGTGGGACCACTCGGAGTCGGTGGGCTGGTACTGAGCAGCGCACACGTACGCCTTCGAACGGCCCGGACCTCTGCGTCCGGGCCGTTCGCCCGTTCTAGGGTGGGCGCATGACGTGGCAGACGCGCGCATCGCGCACCGTGTACGAGAACCGCTGGATCCGCGTCGAGGAGAACGACGTCGTCGGCCCGCACGGCGAGGGCATCTACGGGGTGGTGGAGATGCAGCATCCCGCCGTGTTCGTCGTGGCCGTCGACGATGACGACCGCGTCTGTCTCGTCTCGCTCGAGCGCTACACGACGGGGCCTTCATGGGAGGTGCCGGCGGGCGGCTCCGACGGCGAAGACCCACTGGCCGCGGCGAAGCGCGAGCTGGCCGAGGAAGCCGGCATCACGGCGGAGCGCTGGACCGCACTCGGCCGGATGAACGCCCTCAACGGCATCGCCCGCGCGCCCGAGTTCGTCTTCCTCGCGCAGGGCGTCTCCCGGGGTGCGGATGCCGAGGCATCCCAGCATGAGGAGGGAATCGACGCGGTGCGGTGGGTACCGTTCGGCCAGGTCCTGCGCATGATCGCCGCCGGCGAGATCACCGACGGCGAGAGTGTCGCCGCGGTCGCGTATGCGGGCATCCACCTCGGACGCTTCGCCTGAGACTCGCGCTCAGACGCTGAGGGGGCGCGCCCTCCATACGACATCCCGATCGCGCGCCGCGGAGTCGACCACGTCGATGCGGTCGATGACGAACCCCTCCCGTTGATAGAACGCGCCGGCGCGGCGATTCGCGGCGACGTGCTCGATGAGCACGCGGGGCGTCCCCTCCGGCAACGTTGCGATCATGGCATCGAGCAGGCGGACGCCGAACCCCCGGCCGCGCCGCCCCGGAGCGACGTACAGCCGATAGACGACGGGTTCGCCGCCGGCGGTGCCGAGCTCGCCGACACCGACGAGGGCTCCGTCCGCGTCCACGGCGACCCACACCGCCCCGGCCGCCACCCCTCGGGAGGTGACCTCCGGATTCCACCAGTCGGCCACGAGCTCGGCAGCGGCCGCCGCTCCGATGAGCGGACCGTAGTGCGCCGGGAGCACGTCCGTTCCGAAGGCGCAGATCGTCGGGACCTCCTGCGGGCGCGCGAGACGGATCTCGACGTCGGCGCTCGAGGAGGCGTCGATGGTCACCCCTGCCGGCCCTTGAACCGAGGGTTCTGCTTGTTGATGACGTAGACGCGACCGCGCCGGCGAACGACCTGAGCACCGGGCTGCTCCTTCAGCGACTTGAGCGACGCACGAACTTTCACGAGACCTCCTTGTTGATAATTCTTCTCAATAAGAAGCTAGAGTGAAGGCGTCCGTCCGTCAAACCTGAAAGCAGGCCCCGTCGTGCTGCCCTCTCCCCTCCTCGTCGCCGGCGTGTGCACTCCGGAACGTCGGCGCTATGCCGCCGGGCTGGCCGTCGCCACGCAGCGCGGACTGCTGCGCATCTCGACGAGAGACGATGCCGCAGCGCCGACGCCGGACCACCCCGTCACTATCGCTCTCACCCGCGACCGCCGAGACGTCGAACGGTTCGTGATCGATGCCGGCATCGACGTGGACGTGCTCCACCTGGACATCGTGACCCGGACGCCGTCCGCGCCGATCGTGTGCGTCGTGGACGCACGCCACATGCTCGACGATCTGCGCGACCCCAGTCCGCTCGACGAACGGGGAGGGCCCGGCGACGGCGACAGCGGTGCGCGTGCACGCCGAGCCGTCACACTGCTGGAAGCCGCCACACTCGTCAGCATCGTCCGGTGGGAGCACGTGACGACAGCCGAGCTTTCGATGCTCATGGCGCTGGCCTCGCATCTGGCGCCGCGCGCTCGGGTGCGCCTGTCGCGGGGCCCCAGCGAAGACATCCGGGCGCTCATCGACTCCGCGCCGTCCGCCGTCGACGATGGGCCCGTGCTCGAGCGTGCCGGGTGGGTGCGCGCCCTCAACGACGAGCACGACCCCTACATGACCGACCCGCGGGTGAGCACCGTGCGTTACGAACGACTGCGACCGTTCCACCCCTCGCGGCTCGCCGCTGCTCTCGACGCGATCGACACCGGGCGCTTCGGTCTTCTGCTGCGATCGGCGGGCTTCTGCCGGATCGCGACCCGACCCGGCATCCTCGCCCGATGGAATCAGGTCGGCTCGGCGATGTGGATCGATCCCCAGGATGCCGGGGCCGAGGCGGCGCTCACCGCGCAGGACATCGCGCTGACCGGGCTGGATCTGATCACCGGTGCGGTGATGGCGACGCTCGACGAGGCACTGTTGACCGACGCGGAGCTGGAGGCCGGAGCCGCGGCCTGGGCGGCCTTTCCCGATCCCCTCCCCGACTGGCCGGCGCTCGCGGAAGGCCCCCTCCCGCGCGACCCGTCGGCGTGATCAGGATCCGGATGCCGCGGCATCCGCGCCTAGTACGGTGGCCGCGCCGCGTCAACCCACTGCCCTCCGGCGCGCGGACTTCGTAGCGTCGAGGCAGGAGTTGGCAGAAGGGAAGACATCATGGGTCTCGACGACAAGATCAAGAACGCGGCCGAGGACATCGGCGGCAAGGTCAAGGAGGGCGTCGGCAAGCTGACGCACAACGAGAAGCTAGAAGCGGAGGGTGAGGCCGACCAGGCCAAGGCCCACGTGAAGAAGGCCGGCGAAGACGTCAAGGACGCGTTCAAGTAAGCCCCCGACCGACGCCCCCACTCCTCGGCGAGTGGGGGCGTCGTCTGCGCGCGGACGACGCCTGCTCGCCGCGCCCGCGAGCCGCCTCGTAGAGTGAGCGGCGAGAGGATGTCGGTCCTCCGAGGGGAGCGCACATCATGGCGGAGAGCATCGAGCCGTTGTTCACGGCGATCGCGCTCGGGTTCGAGGCGATCGGCGCGCTCGCCATGGTCGCCGGATTCGTCATCGCCCTCGTTCTGGCGGTGCGCGCGCTTCGGCGCACCGGGAGCGGCCACGACGCCTACCTGGTGCTGCGCAACACGCTCGGCGCCGCGATCCTGCTCGGGCTGGAGGTTCTCGTGGCCGCCGACCTCATCCGCACGATCACCTCCAAGCCGTCGATCGAAGACGCGGTGATTCTGGGGCTCATCGTGATCATCCGGACCGTTTTGTCCATCTCGATCCAGATCGAGATCGAGGGCACCCTCCCCTGGCGACGGGCGCTGCTGACCAGCGGCGGCCAAGTGCTCGCCCGTTCGATCGCGCGTGAACGCAAGGCCACACGCACGGACGAGGGCCGCGCCGTTACCGACTGAGCCTGGGGGCCTTTCAGCTCGCGGGCTCAGCGAGGTCGTCGGAGCCCGCGGTCGACAGCATCCGCCGCGCCGCGAGAGTCCGCTCGCGCATCGCGAGAAACAGCGGAAAGACGAAGGCGAACGCGGTCACGAGCGACACGAGCACGTACAGCCACGGGCGGCGCATGCCCAGCCGTCGTCCTTCGACGATGATCAGGATGCTGCCCGCAATCGCCGCGACCATGATGTCGACACCGATCGACCCGACGGCCGGTCCCGACTGCACGAGATCGAGCAGGTAGTTGCGCATCAGCACGACCGACCAGACGTTCAGCGCGAACGTGCCGACAAGGCCTCCGACCGCCAGCACGAGGTAGGTGATCGCGAGAGGTGTCCAACGAGGTGTCATGGGCACATTCTCACGCGTCAGCATCGCCACCGTGTGCGATCGCTCACGACGAGACCGTGACGAGCACCCGGTGCCACCCCGTCGAACCGTTCGGCGCGATCGGGGCACGCTGCTGCTCCTGCAGCTCGCCCTTCTTGTTCCAGGCGCGCACCGCGATGTAGTGAGTGCCGGGCGCGGCATCCCAGTCGTACATCCACTGCACCCAGCTCTCGTCGTTGACCGGCGTGGAGATCGTCGCGGGAACCCAGCCGGTGTCGTCGATGTTCACCTCGACGCGGGCGACGCCGGTCGGCTGCGCCCACGCCATGCCGGCGACGGGCACACGTCCGGGGGCGACGGGGCTGCCGACCTTGGGGACGTCGACACGCGAGGAGAGTTTGATGGGCGCCTGGGCGCTGTAGCCTCGCGGCGTCCAGTAGGCCTCATCAGCGGCGAAGGTCGTCACCTTCAGCTCGGTCAGCCACTTCGTCGCCGAGACGTACCCATAGAGCCCTGGGACGATCATCCGCACCGGAAAGCCGTGCTCGGCAGGGAGCGGCTCGCCGTTCATCGCGACCGCCAGAATCGCGTCGAGTCCGTTATCCGTGAGCGCCGACAGCGGAGTGCTCGCGGTGTAGCCGTCGACGCTGCGTGAGAGCACCATGTCGGCGCCGCCCTGCGGGCCCGCCATCCGCAGAATGTCGCGTACGGGCACGCCGAGCCATCGCGCATTGCCCACCAGCCCGCCGCCGACCTCGTTCGACACGCACGTCAAGGTGATGCCGTACTCGTCCAGCCCCATGCCCACGAGGTCGTCGAAGCTCAGCTCGATGCGACGGTCGACCATGCCGTCCACGACGAGGCGCCACGTCGTCGGATCGATGGTCGGGACGGTGAGCGCCGTGTCGACGCGGTAGAAGTCGGCGTTCGGCGTGAACAGCGGCGAGAGACCGGGAACGTCGAGCTCGGCGCCCGCGGGTACGGTCAGCGTTCGGCGAGGGGCCGGCAGCTTCAGCGCATCGCGGATCGCTTCGACCGATGAGGTCGCGGCCGTCACGACGCGTGCCGTGACACCGACGATCACGGCGGAGACCCCGGCCACGCCCGCGAGGCGGAAGAAGCCGCGCCGACCGAGCGCTTGCGCCTCGTCCGGCGCGGAGTCGGTTTCGGCGGAGTCCGGCCCGGGCCGCCGCCAGCGCCGCAGGCGGCGACCGAGCATCACGAGAACGACGGATGCCGCGGCCGCCCCGAGCACGGGAGGAACGAACGACAACGGCGTGACTCCGGTGCGCGAGACGACGGCGGCGGTCGACAGCACGCCGGCGATCGCGACGACCGCAACGCCGAGAGGGCTGCGCACGTACTCGAGCACTCCCCCGATCGCCGAGGCGATCACGACGGCGAGGCCGAGACCGGCGAGGAGGGCGATCTTGTCGTTGGCGCCGAACGTGGCGATCGCGAACTCTTTGAAGGGCTGGGGGACGATGTCGATCACGAAGCCACCGACCGCCAGGATCGGGCTGGCGTTGCGCGCGACGAGCAGCGCCAGCAGCTCGGCGACGCCGAGGAACACCGCACCGCTGACAAGGCCCGCGAGGGCGGCGAGGGCGAGCGACACGCGCCGGCCGGTGTGCGTGGTCACGATGGTCTCCTGCCGCCGGGGTCGGGGTACCTGTGTTGTTCGTCGCTACCGGGCAATCGGATGGGTGGCGGCTTTCTAGGCTGACTGCATGATCCATCTCGTCGCACGGCGCATCGACCCCGATCACCTCGACCGCGTTGTGGAGTGGCTCCGCACCGTGAACGGTCCGCGTCGCCAAGAGGCACTCGCCTCACTCGCCGCGGAACGCGTCCGTCATGAGACGGCGATGATCCTTGACGGCGCGGATGGCCCCGTCCTTGTGTACGCCATGGAGACCGACGACATCGCCCACTCCCGAGCCGTCGCCGACATGTCGCCCCGCGCGATCGACGCAGAGCACCGCGCCGTCATGCGCGCGGCCGATGCTGGCGGGGTGGACGGCGACATCGTGCTGGATCTGCGGGCGGTATGACCGACGGCCTGGCAATCGAGGTGGCGGACGACGCCGTCGAGGGAGAACGAAATGACCGCCGTCACAGCTCGCCGCTTCCATCGGCCGCGGCACCGTCCGGCGGAGCCGTGAAGGAAACCGGCGTGCCGGTCACCCGCGCGTAGGCGATCTCCGCCGCCGTCGATGCGCCGATATAGCCGCCCGGGTTGACGACGAGCACGCGATCGGCGAGGTCGATCTTGTGGCGGTGCAGCGCATCGAGGTGCGCCTTCTGGTCTGCGCTGACATCGCCGTCCATCTCGGCGGGCGCGAGAACGACGACGCCGCGAAGTGTGAGATCACGGCTCGCGTCGCGCATCTCGTCGGCGAAGCGCGCGGATCCGCAGATGCACACGATGTCGGGGCGAACGGGCATAGCCCAGTCTCCCATTCCAGCCCGGCAGAGCCCCTCGCGGGGCGTCGGGTCGCCGCCGTGCCCCACAGCCCGCACAGCCCAAGGCTTTCCGGGACCCGCGTCGCGACTCGCAGCAGCATCAACGCCATGCAAGTTGCCAGTAGCCGAACACCCCCGTCGTGCCAGATGTGAGTTCTGTCGGAAGTCAGATCACCTTCTTCAGGTAGACAGGATTGACCAGGCGATCAGCCTTCGCGGCAAGCCGACTACACGCCCGTCTCTGCCGCGAGCAGATCGTTGAGTGGCGCTGCACTCCTTTTCCGCCCGGCTGGCGGGCGGCGCCGGTCAAGTTGCGTGTGTCGCGATACCCTCCGAGGGTGATCGTCATCTACCCCGACACCAATGCTCTGCACTCCGATCTCCTCATGCAGCGCAAGCTCAGTAGCGAGCTTCTTGCACTGCTCGACGAGGGCGTCGTCGAGGTGCGTCTCTCCCCGGCTGTCGTAGCGGAAGCGGATCGTCAGGTTCGCGAGAGCGTTGAGGCGACACGCAAGGACGTCACCACATCGGTCACGAAGGCGACGCGCAGTTTGGGTCTCCCCGAGGCATCAATGAAGGCACTTCTCAGCACGCTCGCGGGGGAGATCACCGCGGTAAGCGATAAGGCTCTCGCGCCGCTCCTAGCGCACGATGCCTGCGAGGTCATCGAGTGGTCGGGGGTGAGCGCGCAAGACCTCGTCGAGCGCGAGTTGGAGCGACGCAAGCCTGTGCTCGAGAAGAGCGGTCAGTCGATCGGTCTCCGCGACACGATCATCTGGCACGGGTTATTGGAACTGCTCGAAACTCTTGACAGCGACGATGACTTCGTCATCTTCGTGAGCGCGGACGGCGGGTTCGTCAACGACGGTGGGCTACACGACGAACTCGAAGAAGAAATTGACGGCGCCTGGTGGGACGGAAACCGCCTGCGCGTTGCGTCTTCTCTGGCATCCGCCGTGCTCGAAGCGGGGAGGCTCGCGAGCCTGATCGGTGAACGCGACGGCACACTGAGCGCCGCGCTCATCGACTACGTGGAGCGCTTCGATGGGATCGAGTGGGGCTCATCCCCCCGAGACATGTACGTGACCCACCACAGCGCGAACGTCCCGTACGGCATGGAGGACGCGCTGCTGATTTCTGTCGATGGCGTGGAGGTCGACCATGTTGGTGACGGCAACCCGGCGGAGTGCATCGGGTACGCCGACTTCACGTTCAGCGGGCGGATGTCGCCGATGGACTACATGGACGCTGACCACTCGAACCTCGAAATGACCGGCGGGGACATCAACGGTTACGAGGTCTCCGTTGAATTCACCGCGCGCGCAGAGATCATCGCTGAAATCGAGTTCGATCTGGAGCCGCTGTACGCCGAGGTCATCGGCGCTTCCGTGTCATGGTGACCGTTGCTGAAAGCTGACGGGCCGACACTAACTGAATCGGCCTGACTTTCCTGCGTCGTCTCACAGCTTCTCGTCCGTGGCACCCGCGTCGACGTCTTGTGGTTCCGCATCTGGCTCTCCGTC
The sequence above is a segment of the Microbacterium sp. PM5 genome. Coding sequences within it:
- a CDS encoding NUDIX hydrolase, coding for MTWQTRASRTVYENRWIRVEENDVVGPHGEGIYGVVEMQHPAVFVVAVDDDDRVCLVSLERYTTGPSWEVPAGGSDGEDPLAAAKRELAEEAGITAERWTALGRMNALNGIARAPEFVFLAQGVSRGADAEASQHEEGIDAVRWVPFGQVLRMIAAGEITDGESVAAVAYAGIHLGRFA
- a CDS encoding GNAT family N-acetyltransferase; its protein translation is MTIDASSSADVEIRLARPQEVPTICAFGTDVLPAHYGPLIGAAAAAELVADWWNPEVTSRGVAAGAVWVAVDADGALVGVGELGTAGGEPVVYRLYVAPGRRGRGFGVRLLDAMIATLPEGTPRVLIEHVAANRRAGAFYQREGFVIDRIDVVDSAARDRDVVWRARPLSV
- the ykgO gene encoding type B 50S ribosomal protein L36: MKVRASLKSLKEQPGAQVVRRRGRVYVINKQNPRFKGRQG
- a CDS encoding GTP-binding protein, translating into MLPSPLLVAGVCTPERRRYAAGLAVATQRGLLRISTRDDAAAPTPDHPVTIALTRDRRDVERFVIDAGIDVDVLHLDIVTRTPSAPIVCVVDARHMLDDLRDPSPLDERGGPGDGDSGARARRAVTLLEAATLVSIVRWEHVTTAELSMLMALASHLAPRARVRLSRGPSEDIRALIDSAPSAVDDGPVLERAGWVRALNDEHDPYMTDPRVSTVRYERLRPFHPSRLAAALDAIDTGRFGLLLRSAGFCRIATRPGILARWNQVGSAMWIDPQDAGAEAALTAQDIALTGLDLITGAVMATLDEALLTDAELEAGAAAWAAFPDPLPDWPALAEGPLPRDPSA
- a CDS encoding CsbD family protein gives rise to the protein MGLDDKIKNAAEDIGGKVKEGVGKLTHNEKLEAEGEADQAKAHVKKAGEDVKDAFK
- a CDS encoding DUF1622 domain-containing protein, which gives rise to MAESIEPLFTAIALGFEAIGALAMVAGFVIALVLAVRALRRTGSGHDAYLVLRNTLGAAILLGLEVLVAADLIRTITSKPSIEDAVILGLIVIIRTVLSISIQIEIEGTLPWRRALLTSGGQVLARSIARERKATRTDEGRAVTD
- a CDS encoding DUF2834 domain-containing protein, which encodes MTPRWTPLAITYLVLAVGGLVGTFALNVWSVVLMRNYLLDLVQSGPAVGSIGVDIMVAAIAGSILIIVEGRRLGMRRPWLYVLVSLVTAFAFVFPLFLAMRERTLAARRMLSTAGSDDLAEPAS
- a CDS encoding molybdopterin-dependent oxidoreductase, with the protein product MTTHTGRRVSLALAALAGLVSGAVFLGVAELLALLVARNASPILAVGGFVIDIVPQPFKEFAIATFGANDKIALLAGLGLAVVIASAIGGVLEYVRSPLGVAVVAIAGVLSTAAVVSRTGVTPLSFVPPVLGAAAASVVLVMLGRRLRRWRRPGPDSAETDSAPDEAQALGRRGFFRLAGVAGVSAVIVGVTARVVTAATSSVEAIRDALKLPAPRRTLTVPAGAELDVPGLSPLFTPNADFYRVDTALTVPTIDPTTWRLVVDGMVDRRIELSFDDLVGMGLDEYGITLTCVSNEVGGGLVGNARWLGVPVRDILRMAGPQGGADMVLSRSVDGYTASTPLSALTDNGLDAILAVAMNGEPLPAEHGFPVRMIVPGLYGYVSATKWLTELKVTTFAADEAYWTPRGYSAQAPIKLSSRVDVPKVGSPVAPGRVPVAGMAWAQPTGVARVEVNIDDTGWVPATISTPVNDESWVQWMYDWDAAPGTHYIAVRAWNKKGELQEQQRAPIAPNGSTGWHRVLVTVSS
- a CDS encoding DUF6176 family protein, which produces MIHLVARRIDPDHLDRVVEWLRTVNGPRRQEALASLAAERVRHETAMILDGADGPVLVYAMETDDIAHSRAVADMSPRAIDAEHRAVMRAADAGGVDGDIVLDLRAV
- a CDS encoding PIN domain-containing protein; amino-acid sequence: MIVIYPDTNALHSDLLMQRKLSSELLALLDEGVVEVRLSPAVVAEADRQVRESVEATRKDVTTSVTKATRSLGLPEASMKALLSTLAGEITAVSDKALAPLLAHDACEVIEWSGVSAQDLVERELERRKPVLEKSGQSIGLRDTIIWHGLLELLETLDSDDDFVIFVSADGGFVNDGGLHDELEEEIDGAWWDGNRLRVASSLASAVLEAGRLASLIGERDGTLSAALIDYVERFDGIEWGSSPRDMYVTHHSANVPYGMEDALLISVDGVEVDHVGDGNPAECIGYADFTFSGRMSPMDYMDADHSNLEMTGGDINGYEVSVEFTARAEIIAEIEFDLEPLYAEVIGASVSW